In Coffea eugenioides isolate CCC68of chromosome 4, Ceug_1.0, whole genome shotgun sequence, the genomic stretch ACGCCTTCGGAATCTACTCACCAATCCTAAAATCAAGCCAAGGCTACGATCAAGCCACGTTGGACACCGTGTCAGTGTTCAAGGACATCGGGGCCAACGTCGGGATCATCTCCGGATTCCTTTACTCCGCCGTGGTACCCGACCGGAGAGGGAGAGGGCAAGGGCGGAGCTGGTTACGGCAGCCCTGGGTGGTGATCCTGGCGGGCGTAATCCAATGCTTTTTGGGCTACATCATGATGTGGGCTTCGGTGACCGGAATCATTGACCGGCCGGGGGTGGGATTGATGTGTTTGTTCATGTTCTTAGCAGCTCACGCTCAGACTTTCTTCAACACCGCTAACGTCGTAACCGCTGTTCACAACTTTCAGGATTACAGTGGGACCATTGTTGGTATCATGAAGGTAAATTGTCTTTCTTACGTCTTcaattattattaatttattactACTATTACTACATTTTACCTTTGCATGGTAAATTCTACTACTAGTATTTATGTTTGACTAATATTCCTTCTACATTAAAATGAGGTTTCTACTTCTTATTAGAGATTTGTCTTCCTATAAATACCAATTTTTGGAGTTGTCTTTCTtgatatgtgtatatatatatacacacacacacatagacACAAACAGACAGGAACCATCGTTGAACAGTTTCGAACATCAACATTCGAGGTGGCTAACGTTATTCTGGACAAGGTTTTTGAGCTGATAAATACGAAAATTATAATGTTAGAAGTGAGTAGTTTTTGGCGAAAATCTCTTGGATTGAGGTTTTGAAGTGTCCGTATTTTGTGACCCAAATGCACCGGTAtgagatatatatatacaaggCAATGTTTGAAACTCGTTCAGTTAATTGAACCGGCGAGGTGTTTGGGTCGAGGTTTAATTGATTGGACAGGTTTAATCTTGgtttaatgaattttttttaaaaataatttatataaaaatatatttacaaaataagacatgtaatggactaatttaagaatttatatgatgaaaagtttaatattttcaaagaatttggattttcacaaaaaaaaattaaaattataagttgtaacaaataaatttcatctcaatatcaattatatctaccaaaaaataaTCTTATATCCGACCCAAAAATGTCAtaatattataaaattatacaaaattcacgtctatgagaattagATATTGTcagtttaaatttttaattcacgtttttgaaatttagagattgcaactatatatatataaagaagtTTGGAATCTGGAGGAAGTTAGGATAATAGAAAACAGAGACGCAAACTTGATAAAAggcaaaaaatgagaagaaagtgAGTGCATGTGGTATTTAATAATTAGTCTTTAGAATTAAAGAAgaccttttttaaaaaattttattataataatctatatgaaaattttttactacaaaattttttttgaaatatttaatatattatatgGATTAGATATTTTGTGAGTTATTATGTATTATTATAGCAttgtatttaaaaattttatttttcaaaaaatgaccTATCCAAACGGAGCCTTACTCTTTAGATAATTAtagattttaatattttttattatttaaaaatttataattaaaatataaaatcaactgagaatattataaaaattaattattcaaaattaaaatctaTAATCAATTATAATAATCAATCGAAAATAAGCCCGTGATAAGGAGTGAAGATTTGGATATGTCTGACAAAAAAGAAAACGAAATTGCCAAAGCAGACCCTCCGCTCCAATTGATGATTGTTAGGGATAAGTGTCAGCCAAATGAATTATGTTTCGAAACTTGTCTCCCACCAATTTGTCACAATTAtgattcttaaaaaaaaattcagacggGTGCGTGGTGCACCGTGGTGCACCGTCTGGTCCGGTGGTGATTCTATCTCCATCGGTCCCCTATAGGTCTAGTTGGGTCTCCCGCGTAATTAGATTAGAATAGAGTAGAAGTAGAAGTAGGGTTGAtgattgacaaaaaaataaataaataaaaatgaagagGATTACTTTGCCACGTCTTTGACTTTTAGTAAATCGGAATTCCGTCTACAAGTGAGCCATTAATTTTAAGTTGttcgttttttatttttatttttacaagtgagcccattttttctttttcagtttttattttattgatgggACCGCTTAAGAATTTGCATTTTACCTGAATTGGGATTGCAAATTCCCTCGTGCAAGTCCCCCAATTCTGAATGGTTTTTAACATGCATTTGGCTATTGGATTACGATtttgatttataaaaaaaaaagcaaattatacaaaattttatttatgtatttcaaacaacaaaacaaaaattttcaaagtaTTTTCACATTTTGAGGTAATAAGAATTAATCAATAGTGGCGAGTGttttcttattgtattttaaaTACATAATTGTCTTCTTTATGTGATAGCAACAACTTCGACTTGGTATCCTTTTATTGTTAATGCACATTTCTGGTTTCACGGGAAGCACAATTCTTTCGGGGGTCAAATTCGCAAATAAATTATAACTCGAGGGCCATGATCGTCAATTGAAATTGTCAAAGGTCCTTGGGATGGTTGGCAGTGTAAATCCTGTCTAGGTACATTGATTTGGACGGACTTTATGATATTACTGGTCACTGAATTGGATTCCATTGCCAGCCAAGGCTTACGTGGGAGGAAACTATTATTGATGCCATGTgattttgcttatttttatccttttctttttgggataattttagaaacctcttTTGAAATTTGTGATAGTTTTTACTTAGCACCTCTTTAACTTTGAAAAGATCACTTGAGTCCTCTgcttttaactttttgtaacatTGTTAACTCGTTGCAgtatatattatttaaaaactcatttttgaatGAAGAAGGTATTTTGATTTCAAAAGTACCCTTTATTATTCCTTTATTGTAAAGTGTTTTCAGTCAATTTGacgagtttttcaaattttctaagtttcttgTTTAGATTGATGGCTTAAAAAAAAGACAAAGTGTTTATGTTTACAAACTCAATTAAGGTTTTTTCAAAGGCAAAATTACTTGTTTAATCAAAAAGTGCTTATGGATGAATTTAAGGTTTTATGAATCGTGTACaggttttttgaatttttgtgtagATTAATGGCTTGAAAACCTGAAAAAGATGAATTCTTAACTATATATTTAGAAACTTATTTGAGGTGCTTTTAAAGTGCAAAATGTTATTTTCTTCATTGGGGATAACCTTTATGGGCTATTCTAAATTATataaaatctcaaaattttactaCATTTTTTGTTGTAGACTAATGACACGAAAATTATTAATAGGTCTTTCAACGTTATATAACACCTTGTAATTCCTAATTGAAAAATCATATTGCctaagttttcaaaagttaaggGGTTCACTAGATTTCTCACAAAACCAAAATAGTGATATATTTTTGTTGTGAACATATTTTCTGTCCACTAGAAAGtctttttataatatattttgaaatgagttgttataaaaagttaaaagtCGGAGAGGCAAgtgatatttttcaaaatttaagagtgctaagtgatattatcacaaacctcaagggaggattttttaaattatcccttgcttttttttttttccttttcccagTTATTTTTTTGCTGGATAGTTACGTGGAAGCTGAAATTTGGTCTCAACAAAGTTCTGTTTATACGGCAAACTATTGGAAATGTTTATTAAGTTCTGGAATTTTGTCAAGACAAATCAATTTGCAGCATGCCTAATCAAAATCGGTCCATAATGCTAAGTTAAGTTTTAcagctccttttttttttttttttctaaaccGAATTTTTTTAAAGAAGTATTTCTTAAGCTACGATAGGCTTGGAAGACCATGGCATCTATTATGCCCTAGTGAGCCTCAACCAACGTGTAAAATATATTGACAGAAAATTGAGGAACTAACATGTAGAATAAAGGCAGTACTTGATCATGGCCTCTATATTAAGATGAAAGAACATTTTTAATACGCATTACCAAAACATCTCATTTATGATCTCAATGTTGAGGCCTACTACTTTACCAAATGGTTTCATAATAAAAGGTTCAGCAACGTCTTTCTTTGTGTTCAAGTCTGtagattttcttccaaaatgttaaaatgaaataaaggGTGTATTGAAAAGTCATCAGACTCTTGCATTGTTGTCTGGGCAGGGATTTTTAGGTTTGAGCGGAGCAGTAGTAATTCAAGTGTACGACACTTTGTTTGAAGGCAATCCTAGCACCTTCTTGTTAATCCTCGCGCTGCTTCCTGCTCTCATTTCCATCTTGCTTATGTGGTTGGTCAAGATTGATGCAGCACGCACCAAAGATGAGAAGAAATATTTGAATGGTTTCTCTGTAGTTTCCCTTGTCGTTGCTGCCTACCTTATGATCCTAATAATCTTGGAAAATGCCATCACTTTGCCACTATGGTCTCGAATCATTACCTTTCTTGTTCTCCTGTCTCTGCTGTCTTCGCCCCTTGGCGTTGCATGTAAAGCTCAGAGTGATAGCTCGTTGAACCTCGCGTACTACACATCGTCCGTTGGGACGACTCCTTTGATGGATGAGGCTGAGCCAATTAAGCAGGAGACAACGTCGTCTCGAGCTGCAAATCCCGTGGATATTCATCCTGATGATGATGAAGTTCAAAGCAAATCCGGCTCTGAGGATATGCTCGACCTTGGAGCGGAGTTAAACCTCTTCCAAGCAATGAGAACTGTCAACTTCTGGTTGCTGTTCGTTGCTATGATATGTGGGATGGGTTCAGGGCTGGCCACAATAAACAACATCAGCCAAATAGGGCAATCTCTTGGCTACTCCACTGTCGAGAGGAGTACTCTGGTTTCGTTGTGGAGCATCTGGAACTTTTTAGGCCGCTTTGGAGCTGGATATGCATCGGATATATTCCTCCACAGAAGAGGCTGGGCAAGGCCTTTGCTCATGGCTCTTACGCTAGCAGCCATGACCGCTGGCCATGTGGTTATTGCTTCTGGATTTTCTGGGAACTTGTTTATCGGTTCAGTGTTAGTCGGCGTATGCTATGGCTCTCAATGGTCCTTGATGCCTACCATTACCTCCGAGATATTTGGAGTACGACATTTGGGTACCATATTCAACACGATTGCCGTGGCCAGTCCTATTGGATCTTACGTCCTCTCCGTTAGAGTCATTGGCTACATTTATGACAGACATGCTGCAGGCGAAGAAAATACATGCTACGGCAAGTACTGCTTCATGTCATCTTTCTTCATCTTGGCATCTGTTACTGTCCTCGGATTCCTCGTTGCACTGGCACTATTTTTCAGGACGAGAAGGTTTTATTCCCAGCTTGTGGTTCGATGGTTGAGGCACACTGCAACCCGCTAGAGTTAGATTCTTCTGTCTCGGGTATTGGACAAGAATCCCTGGTTCTTTGAATTCTACTCAGGGATTGGAGTGAATAATATACGGAGTTGAGCAGGGCTTAGCAGCAGCCGAGTTTTGACTAAGGCTGTTTCAATGAATGTTTCTTGTACACAACCTTTAAGAGTTTCAAGAATGGCTTACAGCAGCAATTCGCCCGGCACTTCAACGTTTACAATCAGGTTTGTGTGGCAAATATGTGAATCCTCCACGCCTCTGTTTTCATAGAATCATGTatattttttctccttttttcacATTGAATGGTTTTTTGTGggtgatattttttttttctatatataATTAATGTAATATACTCCAATTGTACTACACATATTTGTTGCATTAAAGCATTTTATCCAGAAATGTCTCACAAAGTTTACCTACTGTGCTTTTCAATCTATTAACAAAATTACCCACAATCAAtcattcagaaaaaaaaaaaattgtaaaaccATTCAGAAAAAAATACTCACCCAATTCGTAAAAGTGTAccttttttagttatttttggcTATTTTAATATTGGATTTTGACAGaatgaccaaaaaaaaacaaagaattttttgactttgactttttttttaccaaaaaaaaaatattttttttttgtgtgactTGTTTTGCTGTTTGCTTTTTCCCTCTTTATCTGTTCAATTAATTTAAAGAGGATTTTCAGGTTCCGTTTTACAAGCTTGCACAACCTTCCCTTTTACTCATGACCAACTTAAACTCCATTCTAACTTGAAGTGTCAGCCTCAGCCAAGAGAGTTGGCACTACAAATTAATGATGTGGAAATTCGATCCATCCGttcaacaaaagaaaaggaaagtaaaaaatatatacatgtTGAACTTTTGATTCTCTCCTATAGGTGCTTGTTTGGAAAGGGATTTTTCACTAAAAAATCTCTACGTTTTCCATGAATACATTTCTCAATTAGTatctttttacctcacatatgataaatcgctacagtatatttttcacaaaaaacTTCAGAAAATTACGATCCATTATCATTCACACATGGCTATTTGTTTTCTTGCAAAACAAGTGTATGATCCATCCAGAATTTGCAATCATCAGCTGGGAGATGGTTGAAGGGGAGTGTGAGGCTGAGTAGGTAGTTTATGCAAGCATgtttccaatttcttgatttgatgaGAATTATAAACAAATGGTCGGAGGACACGAGAGGCCCCGGAGCTGCAGGAAGGAAATAGTTCTATAGCTCGTTCTGTTCAGCTCTGTCGATGTAATGGGCTTAATCAGGGCTGGCAACAGAGTCTTGAGCTAACCGTTTCAATATTTGTCTGTCACAGTAAGTACCTTTGTTTGGCAGAcaagttttttgtcaagtttatctgctacaagttttttaaaaactttaactacagtaacttcaaaaaacttttcaaagtttttaaactatacgcttcaaaatatttataaaaaaaacacttcaaaatttttttaaaaaacttctacagtaagctatagtaaagttttagacaaacacaaaaaaaactcacttgccaaacgggGTTATGCCATTATTCCCCGTCTGTGCTCCTACATGGTCTAAATCTGttgggattgctatttttagaaatttatgcaataaaatatattataacgATTTTAATGTATATGAGATTAAAAATTATGCTCACGAAAAATATAAACATTTTTCTGTGAAAAATTACAATCTAAACAATCGGTTTGGATTAACTATTTTTGGATAGGGGTGGCAATGGGCCGAGGGTGCCCCCCGCCCGTTGTCAAATAActccccccgtcccccgccctgGCTCCGTTTTCCCGCGGTCCCCCGCGCGGAAAAATTAGAAACTTTCGGCTACTAATTCCAAGTTAAGATTAGAAACATGAGCTTACAATATCATGATCATACCAGTGTAACATGATTTCTTGTCCATGTATCAATGAGTATCCAGTAACATAATGCACATTAAAGCATGTAACAAGGAAGAAATATTACTTGTAACTCGTCTCGTCCAAGTGATGGCTTCAATAAATTGGCAATATCAAGACTAGATCCCTTATTGCCTCGTCCTACTGTCCTAGAACCAATAAGTGTGTGGACCTCATCAATAAAAACAATGACATTGCTTGCAATGCTGTCACAACAAGTTAAGCCACAGTAAATGACTTACTTCAAATGCACCAAAAAGAACCTGACTTTTTGATGTCCTTAAGTAATATAGTCACACGTCCTTTCAGTTCACCTCTCTCCTTTGTGCCTGTGATTAATTGAGTAGTGATTAGAATTGAGGGGAATGGGAGACAACGGCAGTAGCTGCGAATGAGGGAACGAAGGAGGAACTGAGGGGGATAATAAAGGGTTTTGTTacttttgtatatatatgtgtgtgtgtgtgtgtgtatttttttatgCGGGGGACAGGGCAGGGGATGGGGCAGGTCTATGttgccccatcccccgccctgTTTTAAGGCGGGGATAAATATTTTGCCCCCTCCCCCGCTCCCACCCCTATTTGCCCCTGCCCCGTCCCATCCCCCGTCCCATTTCTAACCCCGCGGGCAACCGcgcccattgccatccctatttttggaggtgtttttcaaatattttattgtaataatatagatgaaaaacttttaccATAAATGAAGTTGTTTTTTGAGGTTGTTTCTGgtatttttgaagttattttttttttgtatttttgagattatttttatttatgtattaTTGTAGTATTATACATTAAAAAcgtatttttcaaaaaataatcaATCCAAACCGATCAGTAACTTGTTTGGAAGCTGagttttttgagtgtttgtataaaattttattacagTTTACcgtagaagtttttaaaaaaaattttgaaatgtgttttttttaaaaatattttgaagtgtatagtttaaaaattttgaaaagttttttgaggttactgtaactaaagtttttaaaaaacttgtagtagacaaatttgacaaaaaacttGGCTTCCAaaggttttttattttttctttttagtacTCGTTCTTATATAAAGTAAATCTTTGCTTCaattggttttatttatttttgtcccataaagtaaataattgaaattaCTTGTATCTTTTACTAGCATGACAAGTCAAATTTATCTCATcaatcatcatcttcaccaatTCATCAATCATCCCGGTTTTGAAGGTAAAATTGGGggtaaaccaaaaaaaaaaaaaaacaagtgtCAATAACATAGTCCTCCCAACGCACCCCCTTACATCACTCTTCAGTCAACTCATGTACAACTCCGAAGGTGTTAGTATACCTCCAATCCTcctccttcctttttttttcctcggGCCTCCGTTCATTTATTAAAACTCTCGAGTTTCAGCGACAATACATACATTATCCAGTAATCTCCACTCCAAATAAAGAAGCTCGCATGGATTTGGATCGAAAATTTTAAGCTTCTAAAAACGGGGAagggaaaattaacaaaaaaaaagaagtatgGAGCTTGATTACAATCCGAGTTACAAAACCATAATCAAGAAGAATAAATGGGTTTCCACGGCGGCCAGCATCTGGATTCAATCCACCAGTGGCTCAGCGTACACCTTCGCCATCTACTCTCAAGTCTTGAAAACTAGTCAAGGCTATAATCAGTCGACCCTCGACACCATTTCTGTTTTCAAGGATTTTGGTGCCAACGTCGGGGTGCTCTCCGGCCTCCTATACTCCGCCGTTACCAACCCCCGCCGCAGCAGCAGAATTGGGGGGCCCTGGGTGGTTTTGGCAGCTGGGGCGGCCCTTGTATTTGTGGGCTACTTCTTCATGTGGATGAGTGTTGTGGGGAATCTGCCGAGGCCGCCGGTGCTGCTCATGGGCTTGTACATGTTGTTAGCTTCTAACGCAACGACGTGTTTTAATACGGCTAATGTGGTTACTGCTGTTCATAATTTTCCTGATTATAAAGGGACTGTTGTTGGCATCATGAAGGTAACAATTTTCTTCTTTCACCTTCATTGTTACCAGCTTTATTTTTTCTTGGTATTGGTTTGGGGGTAATTCATGGACCTTATCATTCAAAATGTTTGGTTACCTCTGCAGTAGTATGCAATTTGTGTGTTTGTTACTGGAATTGGATTTTTACAATGATGGAGTAAGTGATCATGATGCTTTTGTGTCCAAGCTACTGATGGATACCTGCCTAAGCTCATCGAATGGATTAGGGGCCTTGCTGCTGCTTgtttcttattaaaaaaaaaaatgagcttTATGAATGCAGTTTGCTGATAAGTTAACGTTCAATGTGCTAATGAATATTGTTGTACACACAGATTGAGAATAAAGGATGATTTGGTAGCCTCTTTTCTGAACCATCTTTTCTGGCCATCTCTGGTTTGTGTAAGTAGTCAGCCCTAGTTCCATAGACGGATGGAAAGAAAAATGGTAGAAGGTCTTTGACTTTGAGCCTCGAGGAGATACAGAGCTTCAAGCCTATGCCCCATTACATCAGGAATCTAGAAATGCAGATTTTATTCATATCTGAGAGTGATTTTAGATGCAAATTTATGTCCGTATATGGCATATAAATCTTATACTGTTTTAGTTTGTGGAACACTGGTGTAGTTTCCCATTGCTTATATCTGGCCTTGGGAGATTTTACCAATACAACTCTCGGTGAAATGGTTTGTATCCAAGCTTGTGATTCCTAAAATTTGATGAGAGTATGCACAAAATGAACGGACAAATTGCCAGAGTTACTAATCTAGCTTGAGTTTGTGTGTTAAGGACCGCATTTCTAGTTTGAGTTTGTATTTTAAGCAAACAAAAGAATAATTCCCATGGTAGATTTAGCTGATATGGTGGCAACTACAAGACTATACAGTGTTTAGATAAGAATTGAAGGTATCTGTCGATAATGAAACATACCAATGTATTAAAAGCTATTTGCATCATTCTGTTGAATGAGACCAGACTGCTTGGGGTGGAGGGATTTAGCATTACGCCCTGAATGCATGCTTATATCGAATTGGAAAGTCAGTTGCAAAATTTCAATTCTGAAGGTACTCATCCACTGAGGAGTGGGTAGCTTTTGGCTAAAATCTCTAGATTTGAGGACTTCAAGTGTCTATATTTTATGCCCCAAATCGCGGGCAAATGCACCATTATGCTTGGTTAATATTatgatttttttccccttttccccATTTTTTCCCACTTTTTCTGCATTTTACGGATAGTTTGGATTTATAATTTTAGGCATGATTAATGTTTAGTTGAGTGGGGTACTTCTTTTCTCAAAGGAGTAGTTGGTATTATGACACTAAATTAAGacgtattaaaaaaaaagggtcgGGACTTGGGGCCTTCCACTGGTGTAGGCAGTCCGTAGGGTAATGGTGGTATAATTTTCAGACTCTATCTATGCCTTATCATCAATTTTGATCTAATCAAAATTTAGTGAAGTGTCAAGATGTGGATatgtttgaaaaaagaaaaagaaattcctAAAGTAGGCCCTCATCTCTAAGTTGTTTGTTACTGATAATGAGCAAAATGAAGGGATGAATTTGCTCCATCGTTAACCCaatattttctttaaaaaaaatggaattgaTATATTAAAATTTCTGTATACTCTTCAAAAGTAAGAGTTCATTTTGAAATGAGCcattgattttatttatttatcttttggTTTTCTTCTTGTCGATGGAACATCTTAAGGAGTTGCATTTCACCTAAACACAATTAGAAATTCCCTCATACAAATCATCATTTTTTGCTGATGGAAACTTGGTTTAGAAACAAAAATGAATGAGATTAAAGTTCCCAATTCTGATGCTGCTTATAATGCTTTTGGCTATTGCATTTTGATTGGGAAATTTTACAAATGTTAATTTGGTTGTatatttcaaaacaaaatatgaaaattttctaattattttCACTTTTTGAGGTAAAAAGAATTAATCAATAATGATTAGTGCTTTCTTATTGTATTTAGATACATACAAGGTTGTCTCCTTTATGTGAAAACGTCAACTTCAAATATTTATTTCCTTGCTTGCACTTGTTGATGTCCACCCACCGATTTCATGTGAAACATATTTATTTCGGAGGTCAAATTCACAAACAAGATGTAACTCTAAGCCCATTATCATGAATTGAAATTTTTAAAGGTGCTTGGGATAAATTTGCAAGATAAATTTGATTGAATAAGGCATCCTTGTTCATGAAAAGGATTTTAATATTTCAGCAATATCTGAAAATATTAGGACTATTTAGGCAATTCGAATGCtatatttctgatttggaacaAGTGTTTAGCTACGGTTACAATGTACATGATACATCTATTTGGACAGACTTTCTGGTTTTATTGGTAATTGAATTGGATTCTATTGAAAGCAATGATTATGTGGGTGGAAATCTACTATTGTGATATGTCTGCTTTGCTTATATTTTGTTGTCTCCTTTTTCTAGTTATTTTTTTGTCGACAACTACCTAATAGCTGAAACTACATCTGAAAAATGTTTTGTTTATTGGCCAAACTAATAAAAATGTTTATTAGGGTCTTGAATTTTGTCATTCCCAATTTGCATAATATCTCAATTTTCAGtttgagtaaatttttttttaatccaacAGGATTTTCTCGTCGATTATTTACCAGAGATAGAAATTAATAAGGTGGATTGCAGACCTATTCAACTTCTTCTATCTGGTATTAGTAAAGCTAATGAAAGTCATTTAGGGCAGAAACCAAAAGTGGCTGTTAATCGATATCGACACTAGATCTTTAACAGAGTACCATAACTATATCTTTATAgttatcattattattttttaatgaaaCAAGCCACTGCAATATAAAATGttaaaattatttgaaaatttgctTCTGCAAGTGTCCATTAACTTAAGCCATGTGTGGACATTATTTTTGGTTTACTTTAACATCTGCAATTAACAAGAAGGCCAGAAACATATACTTTGTGAAAGTTTGGTGGTCTATCTGATGGAAAGAAGTTGACTCGCCAATGGTCTCTAAACCTTGATTTACTTTTTCGTGTTCCTTTcctcctctctctcttccttttttcctttttgtttgtttgctatattttttcCATCTTGCAAGACAATACTCTGCTCTCATATTTTCTTTGTAGGGCTTTCTTGGCTTGAGCGGTGCAATATTGATTCAGGTGTACCATACAATTCTCAACAAGAAGCCAACCACATATATTTTGATGTTGGCACTCTTGCCCTCCATAACTGCCCTTCTGCTAATGTGGTTTGTAAGAATCACTCCAACTAATGAAGTAGGCGAAAAGAAATACCTTAATGTTTTCTCGTTGGCTGCTGTAGTTCTTGCTGGTTATCTAATGGCAGTAATAGTCCTAGAGAATGTCCTTACATTTCGTTCATCAGTACGAATTTCTACTTTTGTCATACTTATTTTGTTGCTAGTGCCACCTATATACATAGCAATTAAAGCCGAAAAGGAGAAGGCAAGGAGGATTATAAGATCCTTGCTTGAGCAGAACCAATTGGTTTATGATGGAAACCAGTTGGGCAACAATTTCGTGCAGACCAGACAAGATCCTGAGGGTCATC encodes the following:
- the LOC113767400 gene encoding protein NUCLEAR FUSION DEFECTIVE 4-like; this translates as MELDYNPSYKTIIKKNKWVSTAASIWIQSTSGSAYTFAIYSQVLKTSQGYNQSTLDTISVFKDFGANVGVLSGLLYSAVTNPRRSSRIGGPWVVLAAGAALVFVGYFFMWMSVVGNLPRPPVLLMGLYMLLASNATTCFNTANVVTAVHNFPDYKGTVVGIMKGFLGLSGAILIQVYHTILNKKPTTYILMLALLPSITALLLMWFVRITPTNEVGEKKYLNVFSLAAVVLAGYLMAVIVLENVLTFRSSVRISTFVILILLLVPPIYIAIKAEKEKARRIIRSLLEQNQLVYDGNQLGNNFVQTRQDPEGHQEISCDADEEMNINNERTIPERGENLNLLQSICTIDFWLLFFVSACGMGSGLATVNNVSQIGESFGYSTIATSTLTSLWSIWNFIGRFGSGFVSDYFLHAQGWSRPLFITITLATMSIGHAVIASGLPGALYAGLVLVGIGYGSQWSLMPTIVSEIFGPAHMGAIFNTVSIANPVGTYILSVRVVGYIYDKEATGSDNTCIGTHCFMLSFLIMASTTVLASLVGLILFFRTRNFYRQVILRRLYIPIRNLE
- the LOC113768392 gene encoding protein NUCLEAR FUSION DEFECTIVE 4-like; its protein translation is MENSHRHQHRGSGSKWIAAVASIWIQCSCGASYAFGIYSPILKSSQGYDQATLDTVSVFKDIGANVGIISGFLYSAVVPDRRGRGQGRSWLRQPWVVILAGVIQCFLGYIMMWASVTGIIDRPGVGLMCLFMFLAAHAQTFFNTANVVTAVHNFQDYSGTIVGIMKGFLGLSGAVVIQVYDTLFEGNPSTFLLILALLPALISILLMWLVKIDAARTKDEKKYLNGFSVVSLVVAAYLMILIILENAITLPLWSRIITFLVLLSLLSSPLGVACKAQSDSSLNLAYYTSSVGTTPLMDEAEPIKQETTSSRAANPVDIHPDDDEVQSKSGSEDMLDLGAELNLFQAMRTVNFWLLFVAMICGMGSGLATINNISQIGQSLGYSTVERSTLVSLWSIWNFLGRFGAGYASDIFLHRRGWARPLLMALTLAAMTAGHVVIASGFSGNLFIGSVLVGVCYGSQWSLMPTITSEIFGVRHLGTIFNTIAVASPIGSYVLSVRVIGYIYDRHAAGEENTCYGKYCFMSSFFILASVTVLGFLVALALFFRTRRFYSQLVVRWLRHTATR